The Triticum aestivum cultivar Chinese Spring chromosome 3A, IWGSC CS RefSeq v2.1, whole genome shotgun sequence genome includes a region encoding these proteins:
- the LOC123060745 gene encoding uncharacterized protein has translation MEKEATTPRPVCAQEALALLNCAAENPYDRDKCLALLDALRECIAQKKVKKFSLAEAGSTSTTEAPKSK, from the exons ATGGAGAAGGAAGCGACGACGCCGCGGCCGGTGTGCGCGCAGGAGGCGCTGGCGCTGCTCAACTGCGCCGCCGAGAACCCCTACGACCGCGACAAGTGCCTCGCCCTCCTCGACGCGCTCCGGGAGTGCATCGCCCAAAAG AAAGTGAAGAAATTTTCGTTGGCTGAAGCAGGCTCCACCAGCACCACGGAAGCTCCAAAAAGCAAATAG
- the LOC123060742 gene encoding mitochondrial carrier protein MTM1, with protein MATAERAPEQLAPPPPPPERVMGVAERAVAAAGAAVVSAVLVNPLDVAKTRLQAQAAGVVYNPIWSDFRCYPWCNPGGLKLSGLGPSCSPECFQYRGTMDVFSKITRQEGIFRLWRGTGASLALAVPTVGIYLPSYDLLRNWIEEYSDHSYPKLRPYAPLIAGSIARSLACITCSPIELARTRMQAFKQSSGGAKPPGMWKTMLGVLSSRQSISHPENLQTARGYHLLWTGMGAQLARDVPFSAICWMVLEPTRRHLLGLLAGEQSNAAVIMGANFSTGFIAGVISSGATCPLDVAKTRRQIEKDPARVLSMNTRRILLEVWRNEGINGLFRGAGPRMARAGPSVGIVVSSYEVVKHIMHRKHAEL; from the exons ATGGCCACCGCGGAGCGAGCCCCGGAGCAgctcgctccgccgccgccgcctcccgagcGCGTCATGGGGGTCGCGGAGCGGGCCGTCGCGGCTGCcggcgccgccgtcgtctccgccgTCCTCGTCAACCCCCTCGACGTCGCCAAG ACAAGACTACAGGCACAGGCCGCTGGAGTTGTCTACAATCCG ATATGGTCAGATTTTAGGTGCTATCCATGGTGTAACCCTGGTGGACTGAAGTTGAGTGGTTTAGGGCCATCCTGCAGTCCTGAATGCTTTCAGTACAGAGGAACAATGGATGTGTTCTCTAAGATCACTAGACAG GAAGGAATTTTTAGACTCTGGAGAGGTACTGGTGCAAGCTTAGCGTTAGCTGTACCAACG GTTGGGATATATCTGCCTTCTTACGACCTGTTGCGCAATTGGATTGAGGAATATTCAGATCACAGTTATCCCAAACTTAGGCCATATGCCCCTCTAATTGCTGGATCTATTGCACGATCATTGGCATGTATAACTTGTTCCCCTATTGAGTTGGCAAGAACACGTATGCAG GCGTTCAAGCAATCAAGTGGTGGAGCAAAACCCCCTGGAATGTGGAAGACTATGCTAGGCGTGCTTTCATCGAGGCAAAGCATCAGCCACCCTGAGAATT TGCAAACAGCTCGGGGATACCATCTTCTGTGGACTGGTATGGGAGCACAACTTGCACGTGATGTCCCCTTTTCAGCTATATGTTGGATGGTTCTTGAGCCA ACTAGGAGACACTTATTGGGATTATTAGCTGGTGAGCAAAGCAATGCCGCAGTTATAATGGGGGCAAACTTCTCCACAGGCTTCATTGCTGGAGTTATCTCTTCTGGCGCAACATGTCCTCTCGATGTTGCCAAGACACGCAGACAAATAGAG AAGGATCCTGCTAGGGTATTGAGCATGAACACGAGGCGCATACTTCTTGAGGTTTGGAG GAATGAAGGTATCAACGGCCTATTCAGAGGAGCGGGCCCTCGCATGgcacgggctgggccttcggtggGCATTGTTGTTTCGTCGTATGAAGTTGTCAAACACATCATGCACAGAAAACATGCAGAGCTATGA
- the LOC123060744 gene encoding uncharacterized protein — translation MVRGMPKSRPIKAAAEVVFDPSVSGPRKPRRAEAPSSSSEYHHFMGSSLSNMYHKPAPAKSTDMSDDEPDIDIEKLLKDVELFGATTWKDKNKIQNRKVVELGGKAIKKQRTPLSVAIPAMKNQQKREQKKIEEERLLGIFRKQNKNKKFEKLRPEDRVLRATEGRFKNGILDVKHLMGGPKQSSSSSFRDAPEREMRKGKKGKGKGKGKGKGKGGRRNRR, via the exons ATGGTGAGGGGGATGCCCAAATCAAGACCTATCAAAGCGGCGGCCGAGGTGGTCTTCGACCCGTCCGTCTCTGGCCCCCGGAAGCCGCGCCGTGCCGAGGCGCCCTCGTCGAGCAGCGAGTATCACCACTTCATG GGGTCGAGTCTTTCAAATATGTACCACAAGCCAGCTCCGGCGAAATCTACCGACATGTCTGATGATGAGCCTGACATTGATATTGAGAAGTTGTTGAAAGATGTTGAGCTTTTCG GTGCCACTACATGGAAGGACAAGAATAAAATACAGAACCGCAAAGTAGTTGAACTGGGTGGAAAG GCCATTAAGAAGCAGCGTACACCATTATCTGTGGCAATCCCAGCTATGAAGAATCAGCAGAAAAGAGAACAAAAGAAGATTGAGGAG GAAAGACTGCTTGGGATTTTTAGGAAACAAAACAAGAATAAGAAATTTGAGAAGCTTAGACCAGAGGACCGAGTACTCAGGGCAACTGAAGGGCGCTTCAAGAACGGTATACTCGATGTGAAGCACCTCATGGGAGGACCAAAgcagtcctcgtcgtcatcgttCAGAGATGCGCCGGAGCGGGAGATGAGAAAGGGTAAGAAAGGGAAAGGAAAGGgaaaggggaaaggaaaggggaagggaggCCGAAGGAACAGACGTTGA